In Acidimicrobiia bacterium, the sequence CGTTGCGCATGCTCACGAGTGAGAGCCCACTCGACCTCGCCATCTCGACCACGGCCGTGCCGTCGGGAAGCACCGCATACTCCGCCTCGACCGGGTCCCCCAATGGGCCGGTGACCCGCGCCGTTCGAGCGGATCCACCGCGCGCGGCAACGAGCGCATCGAGCGTGCCCTCCCCTCCATCCGCGAGCGGAATCTGGAGCACGTCGTCGAAGCCGGCTTGCTCGAGGCCTCGGGCGATCGCGGCCGCAGCCTCCGAGGCCGTGAGGGTGCCTCGGAACTTGTCCGGACACGCGATTGCGAAGGGCACGGTGGATAGATTGGCCGCGATGCTCGAGCGTGTCCCGCTCCTGGAAAAGGAGCTCGCGGACTACGCAGCGATCGTCGGCGACGAAGCCATGGCCGAGATCACGCGCCTGGCCGAGCCTCTGAAGGGGGCTCGGGTCCTGCACATCAACGCCACGGCGTATGGCGGAGGGGTCGCCGAGCTCCTGGCCACGCACGTGCCCCTGTTGCGCTCGCTCGGCATGGACGCCGAATGGCAGGTCATGCACGGGAGCGACGAGTTCTTCGCGATCACGAAGCACGTCCACAACGCGCTCCAGGGTGCCGAGATCGAGTGGACGCCGGCCATGCAACGCACGTACCTCGAGCGCAACCTCGACAACGCGCTCGCGCTCCGGGACGGGTGGGACTTCGTCATCGTCCACGATCCACAGCCGGCCGCGATCCTGAGCTTCTTGCACGACTCGGCACTCGCACGCTCGCCGGCGCGGTGGATGTGGCGCTGTCACATCGACCTCACCGTCGCGAATCCCGCGGTCTGGGAGTTCTTCCGCCCGTTCGTCGAGCAGTACCACGCGTCCGTGTGGACGATGCCGGAGTTCGTGCCCCCGTCGCTGAAGATGGACCGCGTCGTACATGCGCCGCCGTGCATCGACCCGCTCTCGGTGAAGAACCTCGACCTACCGATGCCGTTCTGCGTGGAGATCACCAAGCAGTACGGGATCGATCCCAACCGGCCGATCATGTGCCAGGTCAGTCGGTACGACCCGTGGAAGGACCCGGTCGGCGTCATCGAGGCGTACCGGATCGTGCGGGAGCAGATCCCCGACGCTCAGCTGCTGCTCGCCGGCTCGATGGCGACGGACGACCCGGAGGGCTTTCGGGTCTGGGATCAGACCGAGGAAGCGCGCGCCGGCGATCGCGACATCCACCTGCTCTCCAACCTGCACCAGGTCGGCGCGGTCCAGATCAATGCGTTCCAGCGCATCGCCGACGTCACCGTGCAGAAGTCGTTGCGTGAGGGATTCGGGCTCACCGTGAGTGAAGCGCTGTGGAAGGGACGCCCAGTCGTCGGTGGGCGTGCCGGTGGCATCAAGCTCCAGATCCGCGACGGCTTCGACGGGTACCTCGTGGACTCGGTCGAAGAGTGTGCGCAACGAACTGTCGACCTGCTCGCTGACCCGGAGGGCTCCAGCAAGATGGGCGAGCAAGGCCGCGAGCACGTGCGTCAGAACTTCCTCGCGACCCGCGAGCTCACCGACTGGCTCACGCTGTTCACTGCGCTCTCGAAGCCCGCGCCATCGCCCGCAAGCTCGTGACCGTCGTCGTCTCCAATCGCGGACCGTTCCAGTTCGCGCGCACGAGCGACGGTGGCT encodes:
- a CDS encoding glycosyltransferase, which codes for MLERVPLLEKELADYAAIVGDEAMAEITRLAEPLKGARVLHINATAYGGGVAELLATHVPLLRSLGMDAEWQVMHGSDEFFAITKHVHNALQGAEIEWTPAMQRTYLERNLDNALALRDGWDFVIVHDPQPAAILSFLHDSALARSPARWMWRCHIDLTVANPAVWEFFRPFVEQYHASVWTMPEFVPPSLKMDRVVHAPPCIDPLSVKNLDLPMPFCVEITKQYGIDPNRPIMCQVSRYDPWKDPVGVIEAYRIVREQIPDAQLLLAGSMATDDPEGFRVWDQTEEARAGDRDIHLLSNLHQVGAVQINAFQRIADVTVQKSLREGFGLTVSEALWKGRPVVGGRAGGIKLQIRDGFDGYLVDSVEECAQRTVDLLADPEGSSKMGEQGREHVRQNFLATRELTDWLTLFTALSKPAPSPASS